Proteins from a genomic interval of Croceicoccus naphthovorans:
- a CDS encoding DUF5818 domain-containing protein, translating to MSAGRIRVSGILSRGRRGMFLTTTDEVVWIIESEEPECEFVGSAVIVEGVVAGRDRLRADWIGPV from the coding sequence GTGAGCGCGGGTCGAATACGCGTCTCGGGAATTTTAAGCCGCGGTAGACGCGGGATGTTCCTGACCACGACAGACGAAGTCGTCTGGATCATCGAGAGCGAAGAACCCGAATGCGAATTCGTCGGATCAGCGGTGATTGTCGAGGGGGTTGTCGCAGGTCGAGATCGTTTGCGCGCAGACTGGATTGGACCGGTCTGA
- a CDS encoding tyrosine-type recombinase/integrase has product MPLTEIQARNSKPRERAYKLADGEGLFLFVQPNGSKLWRMKYRFAGKEKLLSFGAYPELGIAAARDKRTAAKALLAEGKDPMRSKGEVISQEGATFFEIAKRWHENRKSALNAAHAERVWSRMERDVFPAIGEKLVNEISAPDVLAMIRKIEARGALDISRRAKQGVGQVFQFAIACGLASNDPTTHLRGALKPRPRVKHMSRLPLSELPAFIEKLHAYQEEGERRSAITRDAVLFALLTWVRTKELRFAAKSEFEDLGGKSPVWRIPAERMKMGREHLVPLSQQATQIAKSMIAAAPGEFLFPGNGPNKPLSENTMIYALYRLGYHSRQTVHGFRGLASTWANEQLVEFGKPPMWIRKYHEDWVELQLAHSEKNDVRGAYNAAEYLAPRRRMLQDWADYLSGGKVIDIKKAGKRAA; this is encoded by the coding sequence ATGCCTCTCACGGAGATTCAGGCCCGAAATTCCAAGCCACGCGAGCGCGCCTACAAGCTGGCCGACGGGGAGGGCCTCTTCCTGTTCGTCCAGCCGAACGGGTCAAAGTTGTGGCGGATGAAGTACCGCTTCGCGGGCAAGGAGAAGTTGCTTTCGTTCGGCGCTTACCCAGAGCTCGGGATAGCTGCCGCGCGCGACAAGCGCACAGCCGCAAAGGCGTTGCTCGCTGAAGGCAAGGATCCAATGAGATCCAAGGGCGAAGTGATCTCGCAGGAGGGAGCCACCTTCTTCGAGATCGCAAAACGATGGCATGAAAATCGAAAGAGCGCGTTGAATGCCGCGCACGCCGAACGCGTCTGGTCGCGCATGGAAAGAGACGTCTTTCCAGCCATCGGCGAGAAACTCGTGAATGAAATCTCGGCACCCGACGTCCTGGCAATGATCCGCAAGATCGAAGCAAGAGGCGCGCTCGATATTAGCCGGCGTGCGAAACAAGGGGTGGGGCAAGTCTTCCAGTTCGCAATCGCGTGTGGTCTGGCCTCGAACGATCCGACGACACATTTGCGCGGGGCTCTAAAGCCGCGACCAAGAGTGAAGCATATGAGCCGGCTGCCGCTCAGCGAGTTGCCCGCATTCATCGAGAAGCTGCATGCCTACCAGGAAGAGGGCGAACGACGGTCCGCGATCACCCGTGACGCAGTTCTCTTTGCGCTCCTGACTTGGGTTCGAACCAAGGAACTGCGTTTCGCCGCCAAATCCGAGTTTGAAGACTTGGGCGGCAAATCACCTGTTTGGCGCATACCAGCCGAGCGAATGAAGATGGGACGAGAGCATTTGGTGCCCCTCTCGCAGCAGGCAACGCAGATCGCGAAATCTATGATAGCAGCAGCGCCTGGCGAGTTTCTCTTCCCGGGTAATGGCCCAAACAAGCCGCTTTCAGAGAACACAATGATCTACGCGCTCTATCGCCTCGGATACCACAGTCGCCAAACCGTACACGGCTTCCGGGGCTTGGCGAGCACCTGGGCCAATGAGCAGTTGGTCGAGTTCGGCAAGCCGCCCATGTGGATCAGGAAATACCATGAGGATTGGGTCGAACTACAGCTCGCGCATTCGGAGAAAAACGACGTGCGTGGAGCTTACAATGCCGCTGAATACTTGGCTCCTCGGCGCCGGATGCTGCAGGACTGGGCTGACTATCTGAGCGGCGGGAAGGTGATCGACATCAAGAAGGCAGGGAAGCGCGCAGCCTGA